In the Desulfovibrio sp. X2 genome, one interval contains:
- a CDS encoding PEP/pyruvate-binding domain-containing protein, translating to MTRLCEQVRAWLRGSPADLGPAGEDPAAAAAREAVRARGRQFRRLIAANAQGLRAMAELEEAMAGTRTFDMAWLRAHAVAACSAVYQMVFGLSALAPEHGVGLAERFTLIRREMDTLLAPREPAAGAEAPLVLPLAEVRATHAPVCGGKMAMLGELGAHGLPVPEGFVVTTAAYRRFLQSNGLGAAIDGLIQGADSDRLDALMSLSAAVQGLILRTPVPPDLAEAVLAACDGLPPRTPGTDGPPRLAVRSSALGEDAAGASFAGQYHSELNVGREGLLDSYREVVASKYGVAAMAYRRGKGLRDEDVAMCVGCLRMVRAEAGGVIYTRSPVDPDDDAVSVTATPGLPKAIVDGGVTPDVFEVARGEGGAPPSIRSRRIAQKSLRLDSAPGEGLARSRLSAAASAAPSIDDEAVLTLASLALRVEDLLGEAQDIEWALGRSGRFYLLQTRALPRQACRAQGQARGESRAGGRERTVPADARLLAEGGVTASGGVGAGQVHVVDKEADFLSFPRGGVLVAATSSPRLAALLSRAAAVVAEHGSVAGHLASVAREFGVPALFGVSDAPRVLSGAGLVTVDADGRAVYSGEVSSLLAPAPAGQPASCPLSGPGVPPPDSPVRRTLERLAALVVPLGLLDPEAPDFVPAKCRSLHDITRYCHEMAVRAMFSDEGQAAEAAASGKRLAVGRATKYWVVDLGGGFVGDVPGPAVKLSEIACAPMLAVWAGMTAIPWQGPPMPDARGFLSLVAQSAANRDIEPGLDSAFAERDYFLVSRRSCTVQARFGYHFCTVDCHAGPRPEENYAAFQFKGGAADLPRRRARAEMVGRLLARRGFISEARQDALYARLENAPREEMLRHVMVLGHLLVHTRQIDMVMGDPATVAAWEERLGEECGRVAALPLPLPAGNGGEDDDPASNDPGGDAVPHSPSDIRTSRTDAAQSE from the coding sequence ATGACGAGGCTTTGCGAGCAGGTGCGCGCCTGGCTGCGCGGCAGTCCGGCCGACCTCGGCCCGGCGGGCGAGGACCCGGCCGCGGCCGCGGCCCGAGAGGCCGTGCGCGCCCGGGGCAGGCAGTTCCGCCGCCTCATCGCGGCCAATGCCCAGGGGCTTCGCGCCATGGCCGAGCTCGAGGAGGCCATGGCCGGCACCAGGACCTTCGACATGGCCTGGCTGCGCGCCCACGCCGTGGCCGCCTGCTCAGCGGTCTACCAGATGGTCTTCGGGCTCTCGGCCCTGGCCCCGGAACACGGCGTCGGGCTTGCCGAGCGCTTCACCCTCATCCGCCGCGAGATGGACACCCTGCTGGCCCCGCGCGAGCCCGCGGCCGGGGCCGAGGCGCCCCTCGTCCTGCCCCTGGCCGAGGTGCGCGCGACGCATGCCCCGGTGTGCGGCGGCAAGATGGCCATGCTCGGCGAGCTCGGCGCGCACGGCCTGCCCGTGCCCGAGGGCTTCGTCGTCACCACGGCGGCCTACCGCCGCTTCCTGCAGTCGAACGGCCTCGGCGCGGCCATAGACGGCCTGATCCAGGGCGCGGACAGCGACCGTCTGGACGCGCTCATGTCCCTGTCCGCGGCCGTGCAGGGGCTCATCCTGCGCACCCCTGTGCCGCCGGACCTGGCCGAGGCCGTCCTCGCCGCCTGCGACGGCCTCCCGCCCCGTACGCCCGGGACGGACGGGCCGCCGCGCCTGGCCGTGCGTTCCTCGGCCCTGGGCGAGGACGCGGCCGGGGCCTCGTTCGCCGGGCAGTACCACAGCGAGCTCAACGTGGGCCGCGAGGGGCTGCTCGACAGCTACCGCGAGGTGGTGGCCAGCAAGTACGGCGTGGCCGCCATGGCCTATCGCCGGGGCAAGGGGCTGCGCGACGAGGACGTGGCCATGTGCGTGGGCTGCCTTCGGATGGTCCGGGCCGAGGCGGGCGGGGTGATCTACACGCGAAGCCCGGTGGACCCGGATGACGACGCCGTGTCCGTGACCGCCACGCCCGGCCTGCCCAAGGCCATCGTGGACGGCGGGGTCACGCCGGACGTCTTCGAGGTCGCGCGGGGAGAGGGGGGAGCGCCCCCGTCCATCCGTTCGCGGCGCATCGCGCAGAAGTCCCTGCGCCTGGACAGCGCGCCTGGCGAGGGGCTCGCGCGCAGCCGCCTCTCGGCCGCGGCCTCCGCTGCCCCGTCCATCGACGACGAGGCCGTGCTCACCCTCGCCTCCCTGGCCCTGCGCGTGGAGGACCTGCTGGGCGAGGCCCAGGACATCGAGTGGGCGCTCGGCCGCTCCGGCCGCTTCTATCTGCTGCAGACACGGGCCCTGCCGCGCCAGGCCTGCCGGGCCCAGGGCCAGGCTCGGGGAGAGAGCCGGGCGGGAGGGCGCGAGAGGACCGTCCCGGCGGATGCGCGCCTGCTGGCGGAGGGCGGGGTCACGGCCAGCGGCGGCGTGGGTGCCGGACAGGTGCACGTGGTGGACAAGGAGGCGGACTTCCTGAGCTTTCCGCGCGGCGGCGTGCTCGTGGCCGCGACCTCGTCCCCGCGCCTGGCCGCGCTGCTCTCCCGCGCCGCGGCCGTGGTGGCCGAGCACGGCAGCGTGGCCGGGCATCTGGCGAGCGTGGCCAGGGAGTTCGGCGTGCCCGCCCTGTTCGGCGTGTCCGACGCGCCCCGGGTCCTGTCCGGCGCCGGGCTCGTCACCGTGGACGCGGACGGCCGCGCCGTCTATAGCGGAGAAGTGAGTTCCCTTCTCGCCCCCGCGCCCGCCGGGCAACCGGCCTCCTGCCCCCTGTCCGGGCCGGGCGTCCCGCCGCCGGACAGCCCGGTGCGCCGCACGCTCGAGCGCCTGGCCGCCCTGGTCGTGCCCCTCGGCCTCCTGGACCCCGAGGCGCCGGATTTCGTTCCCGCAAAGTGCCGGAGCCTGCACGACATCACCCGCTACTGCCACGAGATGGCCGTGCGCGCCATGTTCTCGGACGAGGGCCAGGCGGCCGAGGCGGCGGCAAGCGGCAAGCGCCTGGCCGTGGGCCGGGCCACCAAGTACTGGGTGGTGGACCTGGGCGGCGGCTTCGTCGGCGACGTCCCCGGCCCGGCGGTGAAGCTCTCCGAGATCGCCTGCGCGCCCATGCTGGCGGTCTGGGCCGGGATGACGGCCATCCCCTGGCAGGGGCCGCCCATGCCCGACGCGCGCGGCTTCCTCTCCCTGGTGGCCCAGTCCGCGGCCAACCGGGACATCGAGCCGGGGCTGGACTCGGCCTTCGCGGAGCGCGACTATTTCCTCGTCAGCCGCCGCTCCTGCACCGTGCAGGCTCGCTTCGGCTACCATTTCTGCACCGTGGACTGCCATGCCGGGCCGCGGCCGGAGGAGAACTACGCCGCCTTCCAGTTCAAGGGTGGCGCGGCGGACCTGCCCCGGCGACGCGCCCGGGCAGAGATGGTCGGCCGCCTGCTCGCGCGGCGGGGCTTCATCTCCGAGGCGCGCCAGGACGCCCTGTACGCCCGCCTGGAGAACGCCCCGCGCGAGGAGATGCTGCGCCACGTCATGGTGCTCGGCCACCTCCTGGTGCACACGCGGCAGATCGACATGGTCATGGGCGATCCCGCAACCGTGGCCGCCTGGGAAGAGCGGCTCGGGGAGGAGTGCGGCCGGGTGGCCGCGCTGCCCCTGCCGCTCCCGGCCGGAAACGGCGGGGAGGATGACGATCCGGCCTCGAACGACCCGGGCGGCGACGCCGTCCCGCATTCGCCTTCGGACATCCGGACCTCGCGCACCGACGCCGCGCAATCGGAGTGA
- a CDS encoding response regulator has protein sequence MDAVDVLLVDDEEEALALYGKRLARRGMSPRLARDAEEAFAAIAAKVPDVVVLDVRMPGMDGLTALARIKREHPGVQVLMLTGHASVEAAVQGMERGAFDYLVKPVALEDLVQKIHEALGEGGEER, from the coding sequence GTGGATGCAGTCGACGTCCTCTTGGTAGACGACGAGGAAGAGGCCCTGGCCCTCTACGGCAAGCGGCTGGCCAGGCGCGGCATGTCGCCCCGCCTGGCGCGCGACGCCGAGGAGGCCTTCGCGGCCATCGCCGCGAAGGTCCCGGACGTGGTCGTCCTCGACGTGCGCATGCCCGGCATGGACGGCCTCACGGCGCTCGCCCGCATCAAGCGCGAGCACCCCGGGGTGCAGGTCCTCATGCTCACCGGGCACGCCAGCGTGGAGGCCGCGGTGCAGGGCATGGAGCGCGGCGCGTTCGACTATCTGGTCAAGCCCGTGGCCCTGGAGGATCTGGTGCAGAAGATCCACGAGGCCCTGGGCGAGGGCGGGGAAGAGCGCTAG
- a CDS encoding sulfite exporter TauE/SafE family protein, whose amino-acid sequence MDASWLYMWMPIAGMKIFWPGLVLIGLSVGIIGGFFGMAGAWMVTPGLNILGFPMAFAIGTDMAHIAGKAMISTMRHSKFGNVDYLLGFIMLAGTMVGIECGAQVIMYLERLGNLATIVRWTYVVLLALIAAMVFYDYSKAVSKKKHGDVGEHGAEGVTWYKTLQKLHIPPMVHFKTAGFTCSAWLPIFVSFLTGVLAGFLGIGGGLIRMPALVYLIGCPTHIAVGTDLFEVMISGLYGAFTYSLKGRIELVAVFVMLTGAAVGAQIGTVATKYAKGYGIRLTFGFAVLACMLSIILKQYKFDAAAAVTILGAISVISLWILKVMLSGAADELRHKAQAGRTNA is encoded by the coding sequence ATGGACGCTTCCTGGCTGTACATGTGGATGCCCATCGCGGGCATGAAGATTTTCTGGCCCGGCCTCGTGCTCATCGGCCTGTCCGTGGGCATCATCGGAGGCTTCTTCGGCATGGCGGGCGCCTGGATGGTGACCCCCGGCCTCAACATCCTGGGATTCCCCATGGCGTTCGCCATCGGCACGGACATGGCCCACATCGCCGGCAAAGCCATGATCTCGACCATGCGCCACTCCAAGTTCGGCAACGTGGACTACCTGCTGGGCTTCATCATGCTCGCAGGCACCATGGTAGGCATCGAATGCGGCGCACAGGTCATCATGTACCTCGAACGATTGGGCAACCTGGCGACCATCGTCCGCTGGACCTACGTCGTCCTGCTGGCCCTCATCGCGGCCATGGTCTTCTACGACTATTCCAAGGCCGTCTCCAAGAAGAAGCACGGCGACGTGGGTGAGCACGGCGCCGAGGGCGTGACCTGGTACAAGACCCTGCAGAAGCTGCACATCCCCCCCATGGTCCACTTCAAGACCGCGGGCTTCACCTGCTCCGCGTGGCTGCCCATCTTCGTGAGCTTCCTGACCGGCGTGCTGGCGGGCTTCCTGGGCATCGGCGGCGGTCTCATCCGCATGCCCGCCCTGGTCTACCTCATCGGCTGCCCGACCCACATCGCCGTGGGCACCGACCTCTTCGAGGTCATGATCTCCGGCCTGTACGGCGCCTTCACCTACTCCCTGAAGGGCCGCATCGAGCTCGTGGCCGTCTTCGTGATGCTCACCGGCGCCGCCGTGGGCGCGCAGATCGGCACCGTGGCCACCAAGTACGCCAAGGGCTACGGCATCCGCCTGACCTTCGGCTTCGCGGTGCTCGCGTGCATGCTCTCCATCATCCTCAAGCAGTACAAGTTCGACGCCGCCGCCGCGGTGACCATCCTCGGCGCCATCTCCGTGATCAGCCTGTGGATCCTCAAGGTCATGCTCTCCGGCGCCGCCGACGAGCTGCGCCACAAGGCGCAGGCCGGTCGTACCAACGCCTAA
- a CDS encoding DVU0150 family protein, whose protein sequence is MRRLSRILSLCVPIVLMLPALALAAGGPASELVVVADTRVLGPGMLRYLADLYNTNPTLFAVWATVLTACYGCFLGLITDFLMKRTGIDLKSRKIVEH, encoded by the coding sequence ATGAGAAGGTTGTCGCGGATTCTTTCCCTGTGCGTCCCGATCGTGCTTATGCTGCCTGCCCTGGCTCTGGCCGCGGGCGGCCCGGCCTCGGAGCTCGTCGTCGTGGCCGATACCAGGGTGCTCGGTCCCGGCATGCTGCGGTACCTGGCCGACCTGTACAACACCAACCCCACCCTGTTCGCGGTCTGGGCCACGGTGCTCACCGCCTGCTACGGCTGCTTCCTTGGCCTGATCACGGACTTCCTGATGAAGCGCACGGGCATCGACCTGAAGTCCCGCAAGATCGTCGAGCACTAG
- a CDS encoding sigma 54-interacting transcriptional regulator, which produces MPGGLRTWFSEAFGGLSLRGKLMVMLIPPVILILVVTGYINYTLSDYFIGVATERNVRVRALTITHDVESLLARCRSDLVFALGEPVTPKDMRAFLERLQQAGGPRYVEYAYVSSKPADHIFLVRQGGDVHQIPAAQVADVRPNPLLTFERAANLAQGAVLPGQPTEVEYPASLPGAPGHHFSAEVVRFVARYPGNATTPPGFLILGLDAHALRNLLSLHNSPRSPLFAYARSSELRYFYVVDPEGWMLFQSEDHDKPDLPLSTYLARAGFEGTLGRPGQPNAFRPADSAGAYWDMVRSIREGKAGLEVLPEADAHGGSVRTHYFAYAPIMFSPAPDAPPTVYGGVAFIDRTKLIMAAGYKHLDVMFIITLGTILIITIIIYILSRTISRPLNRLAHAVDLMQQSGRLEPVDLPATGYETRALQTAVNNLITRIKQQLEVIRLKDEAILNVNLKERADLDAEIAEAAAGDRADSERTGSLPEIIGLGPRMEQLRGDILKAAQVDVDVLVLGETGTGKQLAAEAIHRNSRRSGLPFISLNCGALDENLLLDALFGHIKGAFTEARGDRKGAFYEAHGGTLFLDEIQSASPKVQQSLLRALSIRKIKPLGSDTEIDVDVRVIAASNADLTELIERGEFREDLYFRLKVLSIATPPLREHPESLPLLARHYLGQAEQITGRRGMGLSRGSLEKMRAYDWPGNIREFVNCLTRAVVMAEGDVIQASDVKLESDVIRAPGVNLLLGHAVMSSGTGTPASSAPGTSPAAPEGAGSEEAESDAPEWPLQRPRMQNGPSGTGKRAPAAPARQAESSRWAETAEPGARPSRPSPLPDTPTPPPGKPLPAASADAGNAAEAQAGLNARQRKAYAVLLRQGEMSRGDYQDLFDGSLSPRAALYDLQDMVARGLVRKEGRGPATRYVLVAPGTGA; this is translated from the coding sequence ATGCCCGGTGGATTACGCACCTGGTTCAGCGAGGCGTTCGGGGGACTCAGCCTCAGGGGCAAGCTCATGGTCATGCTCATCCCCCCGGTCATCCTCATCCTCGTCGTCACCGGCTACATCAACTACACCCTCTCGGACTACTTCATCGGCGTGGCCACGGAGCGCAACGTCCGCGTGCGCGCCCTGACCATCACGCACGACGTGGAGTCGCTGCTGGCGCGCTGCCGCTCCGACCTCGTCTTCGCCCTGGGCGAGCCCGTGACCCCCAAGGACATGCGCGCCTTCCTCGAGCGGCTGCAGCAGGCGGGCGGACCGAGGTACGTGGAATACGCCTACGTCTCGTCCAAGCCCGCGGACCACATCTTCCTGGTGCGCCAGGGCGGGGACGTGCACCAGATCCCCGCGGCCCAGGTGGCCGACGTGCGGCCGAACCCGCTGCTCACCTTCGAGCGCGCGGCGAACCTCGCCCAGGGCGCGGTCCTGCCCGGACAGCCCACGGAGGTCGAGTATCCCGCCTCCCTGCCCGGCGCGCCCGGCCACCACTTCTCGGCCGAGGTCGTGCGTTTCGTGGCCAGGTATCCGGGCAACGCCACCACCCCGCCGGGCTTCCTCATCCTGGGACTCGACGCGCACGCGCTGCGCAACCTCCTCTCCCTGCACAACTCGCCCCGCTCCCCGCTCTTCGCCTACGCGCGCAGCAGCGAGCTGCGCTACTTCTACGTCGTGGACCCCGAGGGCTGGATGCTCTTCCAGTCCGAGGACCACGACAAGCCGGACCTGCCGCTGTCCACCTACCTCGCCCGCGCGGGCTTCGAGGGCACGCTCGGCAGACCTGGCCAGCCCAACGCCTTCCGTCCGGCGGATTCGGCCGGTGCCTACTGGGACATGGTCCGCTCGATCCGCGAGGGCAAGGCCGGGCTCGAGGTGCTGCCCGAGGCGGACGCGCACGGCGGCTCGGTGCGCACCCACTACTTCGCCTACGCGCCCATCATGTTCTCGCCCGCGCCCGACGCGCCGCCCACGGTCTACGGCGGCGTGGCCTTCATCGACCGCACCAAGCTGATCATGGCCGCGGGCTACAAGCACCTGGACGTGATGTTCATCATCACGCTCGGCACCATCCTGATCATCACCATCATCATCTACATCCTCTCGCGCACCATCTCCCGGCCCCTGAACCGCCTGGCGCACGCCGTGGACCTCATGCAGCAGTCCGGGCGGCTCGAGCCCGTGGACCTGCCCGCCACCGGCTACGAGACCAGGGCGCTGCAGACCGCCGTGAACAACCTGATCACGCGCATCAAGCAGCAGCTCGAGGTCATCCGGCTGAAGGACGAGGCCATCCTCAACGTGAACCTGAAGGAGCGGGCCGACCTCGACGCGGAGATAGCCGAGGCCGCGGCGGGCGACCGCGCGGACAGCGAGCGGACCGGGTCTCTGCCCGAGATCATCGGCCTGGGGCCGCGGATGGAGCAGCTGCGGGGCGACATCCTGAAGGCCGCGCAGGTGGATGTGGACGTGCTGGTGCTCGGCGAGACGGGCACGGGCAAGCAGCTCGCGGCCGAGGCCATCCACCGCAACAGCAGGCGCTCCGGGCTGCCCTTCATCTCGCTCAACTGCGGCGCGCTGGACGAGAACCTGCTGCTCGACGCCCTCTTCGGCCACATCAAGGGCGCCTTCACCGAGGCGCGCGGCGACCGCAAGGGAGCCTTCTACGAGGCCCACGGCGGCACCCTGTTCCTGGACGAGATCCAGTCGGCCTCGCCGAAGGTCCAGCAGTCGCTCCTGCGCGCCCTGTCCATCCGCAAGATCAAGCCGCTGGGCAGCGACACCGAGATCGACGTGGACGTGCGCGTCATAGCGGCCAGCAACGCGGACCTCACCGAGCTCATCGAGCGCGGCGAGTTCCGCGAGGACCTCTACTTCCGCCTCAAGGTCCTCTCCATCGCCACCCCGCCCCTGCGCGAGCACCCGGAGAGCCTGCCCCTGCTCGCCCGCCACTACCTGGGCCAGGCCGAGCAGATCACCGGCCGACGCGGCATGGGGCTGTCGCGCGGGTCGCTGGAGAAGATGCGGGCCTACGACTGGCCCGGCAACATCCGCGAGTTCGTGAACTGCCTGACCCGGGCCGTGGTCATGGCCGAGGGCGACGTGATCCAGGCCAGCGACGTGAAGCTCGAGAGCGACGTCATCCGCGCCCCGGGCGTGAACCTGCTGCTCGGACACGCCGTGATGTCCTCGGGCACCGGCACACCCGCGTCGTCCGCGCCGGGCACATCACCCGCGGCGCCCGAAGGAGCGGGGAGCGAAGAAGCGGAGTCCGACGCTCCCGAATGGCCGCTCCAGCGCCCCCGCATGCAGAACGGCCCCTCCGGCACGGGGAAGCGCGCGCCTGCCGCACCCGCCCGGCAGGCGGAAAGCAGCCGCTGGGCAGAGACCGCCGAGCCCGGGGCGCGGCCTTCCCGCCCCTCGCCCCTCCCCGACACGCCGACGCCTCCCCCTGGCAAACCCCTGCCCGCAGCGTCCGCCGACGCAGGCAACGCGGCCGAGGCGCAGGCCGGGCTGAACGCCCGCCAGCGCAAGGCCTACGCCGTGCTGCTGCGCCAGGGGGAGATGTCGCGCGGCGACTACCAGGACCTCTTCGACGGCTCCCTCTCGCCGCGCGCCGCCCTCTACGACCTGCAGGACATGGTCGCGCGCGGCCTGGTGCGCAAAGAAGGGCGCGGACCGGCCACGCGCTACGTGCTCGTCGCGCCCGGCACCGGGGCCTAG
- a CDS encoding methyl-accepting chemotaxis protein: MFKNISIGTRIFSLLGIMLLFIAGVILAFLMETRAITQFGVSETQRIMLQDQKDKLQVATHSMAQSLGETLKGVESQDARIALIRAAVDPIRFEDDKSGYFFVYQGTTNVALPPKKELQGKDLGEVSDKNGVFYVRELAAQAGKGGGFVSYVFPKPGKGDQPKLGYAEMIPGTDFWIGTGIYVDNIDEAKTSIRSAMEDMVANRTTTILGVVVGIFVILVLPLSLGLIGSIVKPIRAATAAASQVAAGNLEVALEAEGKSEVGVLNHALGDMVATLRANIAEITEKTRLAEDKARASEVASREANEARAKAERAKAEGMMHAAQALEKVAEGISSAAEEISAQAEDISGGSDTQRDRIQTTATAMEEMSATVLEVARNAAHAAEEGKSTRDRAVNGAGVVARAMEAMRATEEKTRRLRETMGQLDERAKAIGNVITVINDIADQTNLLALNAAIEAARAGDAGRGFAVVADEVRKLAEKTMVATKEVGESINAIQHVADENVRGMEAAVGDLARAAQLSTESGKALDEIVEGTEQAAAQIQAIATAAEEQSSATEEISSSVEEINSIAQSTARSVEETTVALRALAEQSSALMALIRDLKAEGEGTKA, from the coding sequence ATGTTCAAGAACATCTCCATCGGTACGCGCATCTTCTCCCTGTTGGGCATCATGCTGCTCTTCATTGCCGGGGTCATCCTCGCCTTTCTGATGGAGACCCGGGCCATCACGCAGTTCGGAGTGTCCGAGACGCAGCGCATCATGCTCCAGGACCAGAAGGACAAGCTGCAGGTCGCCACGCACAGCATGGCCCAGTCCCTGGGCGAGACGCTCAAGGGCGTGGAGAGCCAGGACGCGCGCATCGCCTTGATCCGCGCGGCCGTCGACCCCATCCGCTTCGAGGACGACAAGTCCGGGTATTTCTTTGTCTACCAGGGTACCACCAACGTGGCCCTGCCGCCCAAGAAGGAGCTGCAGGGCAAGGACCTGGGCGAAGTCTCCGACAAGAACGGCGTCTTCTACGTGCGCGAGCTGGCCGCCCAGGCGGGCAAGGGCGGCGGATTCGTGAGCTACGTCTTTCCCAAGCCTGGCAAGGGCGACCAGCCCAAGCTCGGCTACGCCGAGATGATTCCGGGCACGGATTTCTGGATCGGCACCGGCATCTACGTGGACAACATCGACGAGGCCAAGACCTCCATCCGCTCGGCCATGGAGGATATGGTCGCGAACCGCACGACCACCATCCTGGGCGTGGTCGTCGGCATCTTCGTCATCCTCGTGCTGCCGCTCTCGCTCGGGCTCATCGGCAGCATCGTCAAGCCCATCCGCGCGGCCACGGCGGCCGCCTCGCAGGTCGCCGCGGGCAACCTCGAGGTCGCGCTCGAGGCCGAGGGCAAGAGCGAGGTCGGCGTGCTGAACCACGCCCTGGGCGACATGGTGGCCACGCTGCGCGCCAACATCGCCGAGATCACGGAGAAGACCCGCCTGGCCGAGGACAAGGCGCGCGCCAGCGAGGTCGCGAGCCGGGAGGCGAACGAGGCGCGGGCCAAGGCCGAACGGGCCAAGGCCGAGGGCATGATGCACGCGGCCCAGGCGCTCGAGAAGGTGGCCGAGGGCATATCCTCGGCCGCCGAGGAGATATCCGCACAGGCCGAGGACATCAGCGGCGGCTCGGACACGCAGCGCGACCGCATCCAGACCACGGCCACGGCCATGGAGGAGATGAGCGCCACGGTGCTCGAGGTGGCCCGCAACGCCGCCCATGCCGCCGAGGAAGGCAAGAGCACGCGCGACCGCGCCGTGAACGGCGCCGGGGTCGTGGCGCGGGCCATGGAGGCCATGCGCGCCACCGAGGAGAAAACCCGCCGCCTGCGCGAGACCATGGGACAGCTCGACGAGCGGGCCAAGGCCATCGGCAACGTGATCACGGTCATCAACGACATCGCGGACCAGACCAACCTTCTGGCGCTGAACGCGGCCATCGAGGCCGCGCGCGCGGGCGACGCGGGCCGCGGCTTCGCCGTGGTCGCGGACGAGGTCAGGAAGCTCGCCGAGAAGACCATGGTGGCCACCAAGGAGGTCGGCGAGTCCATCAACGCCATCCAGCACGTGGCGGACGAGAACGTGCGCGGCATGGAGGCCGCGGTGGGCGACCTGGCCCGGGCGGCGCAGCTGTCCACAGAGTCGGGCAAGGCGCTGGACGAGATCGTGGAGGGCACCGAGCAGGCCGCGGCCCAGATCCAGGCCATCGCCACGGCGGCCGAGGAGCAGTCCTCGGCCACGGAGGAGATCAGCAGCTCGGTGGAGGAGATAAACTCCATCGCCCAGAGCACGGCCAGGAGCGTCGAGGAGACGACCGTGGCCCTGCGCGCCCTGGCGGAGCAGAGCTCGGCCCTCATGGCGCTCATCCGGGACCTGAAGGCCGAGGGTGAGGGCACGAAGGCATAA